One Brassica napus cultivar Da-Ae chromosome C4, Da-Ae, whole genome shotgun sequence genomic region harbors:
- the LOC125574963 gene encoding receptor like protein 24-like translates to MTTMSESRMRLHFLSLVLLCCVSPSSSFTFKYDYSSFVACGPHQSQALTEFMNEFDSSHCNLSDPFNGVWCDNSTGAVTKLRLSDCLSGTLKPNSSLFRLHHLRFLVLIDNNFISSSLPSEFGSLNRLEVLNLSNNSFVSHVPSSFNNLSFLLLFDLSHNELTGSFPLVRNLTKLSLLKISNNHLSGALNPSCSLFELPHLRYLDLEYNNFSSSFSSEFGNLNRLEVLSLSSNDFFGQVPPTVSNLTSLTELYLHHDQLTGSFPRLQNLTMLSVLHLNDNHFSGTIPSSLVNMPFLSDLDLRVNDFTGSIGFPNSSTPSRLEYLYLGQNHFEGKIIEPISKLTNLKILELAFLNTSYPIDISFSSSLKSLMHLDLSGNSISSDSLGSKSVIPTNLEILLLPGCGIIELPNILKKLEKLEFIDFSDNRIKGKIPEWLWNLPRLTSVFVPNNSITGFKGPMDVLVNSSLKNLDIEKNCFEGAIPILPLSINFFEASYNRFTGSIPLSICNYRSLTLLKLSNNNLTGPIPQCLSNLTAVSLRKNNLEGNIPEAFYTGASLQTLDVGHNLLTGKLPRSLLNCSSLELLVVDHNRIKDTFPFWLKALPNLQVLILSSNKFYGSISPPGRGPLGFPELRIFEISDNKFTGSLPTSYFVNWKATSLTMNEDGGLYMEYIKFTSSRLYYNSLEVIDLQYKGLRMEQERVLTSYAAIDISGNRIEGQIPESIGLLKALIAFNFSNNFFTGHIPLSLANLKKLESLDLSRNQLSGTIPSGLGTLSFLAYINVSHNHLKGEIPQGTQITGQPKSSFEGNAGLCGLPLQETCFGTIAPPTRQPSEEDEEVLNWKGVAIGYGVGVLFGLAIMQVIASYKPEWLVKIIGPNKRRN, encoded by the coding sequence ATGACGACCATGTCTGAATCCCGTATGCGTTTGCATTTTCTCTCGCTAGTCTTGCTCTGTTGTGTCTCCCCTTCAAGCTCCTTCACTTTCAAATACGATTATAGTAGTTTTGTTGCTTGTGGCCCCCATCAGAGTCAAGCTCTCACTGAGTTCATGAACGAGTTTGATAGCAGCCACTGCAACCTCAGTGATCCCTTCAATGGAGTCTGGTGCGATAACTCGACCGGTGCAGTCACAAAGCTACGACTCAGCGACTGTCTCAGTGGAACTCTAAAGCCCAACAGTAGCCTTTTCAGGTTACATCATCTTCGTTTCCTTGTCCTCATTGATAACAACTTCATCTCATCTTCACTTCCTTCTGAATTTGGCAGTCTCAACAGGTTAGAGGTCTTAAATCTTTCCAATAATAGCTTCGTCAGCCATGTCCCTTCCTCGTTTAATAACCTAAgctttcttttactttttgacCTTTCCCATAATGAGCTGACCGGTAGTTTCCCACTTGTACGGAATCTAACAAAGCTTTCGCTTTTAAAGATTTCTAATAATCACTTGTCAGGAGCTTTAAATCCCAGCTGTAGCCTCTTTGAATTGCCTCACCTCCGTTACCTTGATCTAGAGTACAACAATTTCAGTTCGTCATTCTCTTCTGAGTTTGGAAATCTCAACAGACTAGAGGTCTTGTCTCTTTCCTCCAATGACTTTTTTGGGCAAGTTCCTCCCACAGTTAGTAACCTGACCTCGTTAACCGAATTGTACCTTCACCACGACCAGCTCACTGGTAGTTTCCCACGTTTACAAAATCTAACCATGCTCTCTGTTCTCCATCTTAATGATAACCATTTCTCTGGAACCATTCCTTCTTCTCTAGTCAATATGCCTTTCTTATCAGATCTCGATCTGAGAGTAAACGATTTCACTGGATCTATTGGATTTCCTAACTCGTCTACCCCATCTAGGCTTGAGTACTTGTACCTTGGGCAGAACCATTTTGAAGGAAAAATCATTGAGCCTATCTCAAAGCTCACCAACCTCAAGATTCTTGAGCTTGCATTCCTTAACACAAGTTACCCAATTGATATAAGCTTCTCTTCCTCGCTAAAATCTTTGATGCACCTGGATCTTTCCGGTAATAGCATATCATCGGACAGTTTAGGTTCAAAGTCAGTCATCCCAACAAACTTGGAGATTTTGTTGCTACCAGGCTGCGGCATCATCGAGTTACCAAATATCTTAAAGAAACTTGAGAAGTTGGAGTTTATAGATTTCTCCGacaatagaatcaaagggaaaATCCCGGAGTGGTTATGGAACCTTCCTCGTCTTACCTCTGTGTTTGTTCCAAATAATTCCATTACTGGTTTCAAAGGTCCAATGGACGTTTTGGTAAATTCATCGTTGAAGAATTTAGATATCGAGAAAAACTGCTTTGAAGGAGCAATTCCTATTCTGCCACTCTCTATCAACTTCTTCGAAGCATCATACAACAGATTCACAGGGAGCATACCTCTTTCAATTTGCAATTATAGGTCTCTGACGCTTTTGAAGCTATCTAACAACAACCTCACTGGTCCAATTCCTCAATGCTTGAGTAACTTGACTGCTGTGAGTCTTCGGAAGAACAACTTGGAAGGAAATATTCCTGAAGCCTTTTATACCGGTGCTTCTCTACAGACACTTGACGTTGGACACAATCTACTCACCGGGAAACTTCCAAGATCTCTTCTAAATTGCTCATCTCTGGAGCTTCTAGTTGTTGACCACAACAGAATCAAAGACACATTTCCTTTCTGGCTCAAGGCTTTACCGAATTTGCAAGTCCTTATCCTTAGTTCAAACAAGTTCTATGGCTCTATATCTCCTCCTGGTCGAGGTCCTCTCGGTTTTCCAGAGCTTCGCATATTTGAGATATCTGATAATAAGTTCACTGGAAGCTTGCCAACAAGTTACTTTGTCAACTGGAAAGCAACGTCCCTTACTATGAATGAAGATGGTGGTCTATATATGGAATACATAAAATTTACTTCCAGTAGACTGTACTATAACAGTTTAGAGGTTATAGATTTGCAATACAAAGGTCTACGAATGGAGCAAGAGAGGGTGCTTACCTCATACGCAGCTATTGATATTTCTGGGAATAGAATTGAAGGACAGATTCCTGAATCCATTGGTCTCTTGAAAGCTTTGATTGCATTCAACTTCTCAAACAACTTCTTCACAGGTCATATTCCTCTGTCTCTAGCCAATCTTAAGAAGCTCGAGTCACTAGACCTATCAAGAAACCAACTCTCAGGGACCATTCCTAGTGGACTTGGGACCCTCTCCTTCCTGGCGTACATAAATGTGTCTCACAACCATCTCAAGGGTGAAATACCACAAGGAACACAGATTACTGGTCAACCTAAATCTTCCTTTGAGGGGAACGCAGGCCTTTGTGGTCTTCCTCTCCAAGAAACTTGCTTTGGGACTATTGCGCCACCAACACGACAACcttcagaagaagatgaagaagtgtTGAACTGGAAAGGCGTGGCAATAGGGTATGGAGTTGGAGTGTTGTTTGGATTAGCAATAATGCAAGTCATTGCTTCATACAAACCAGAGTGGCTCGTCAAGATAATTGGTCCGAACAAGCGCAGAAATTGA